The proteins below come from a single Salmo trutta unplaced genomic scaffold, fSalTru1.1, whole genome shotgun sequence genomic window:
- the LOC115189982 gene encoding signal transducer and activator of transcription 1 isoform X3 encodes MGSSPGPSSARCIMGFVSKEREKALLKDKEPGTFLLRFSESSREGAITFTWVEGSNNDVHFHAVEPYTKKELAAVSFPDILRNYKVMAAENIPENPLLYLYPNIPKDSAFTRYYSRPTEAAEPMELESASEAGYIQTELISVSEVHPSRLQDAMLPMSSQVYGELTRIINPDEIENVMCTPFPN; translated from the exons ATGGGCTCATCCCCTGGACCAAGTTCTGCAAG GTGTATCATGGGCTTTGttagtaaggagagagagaaggccctgCTGAAGGACAAGGAGCCTGGAACTTTCCTGCTGCGCTTCAGCGAGAGCAGCCGAGAGGGAGCCATTACCTTCACCTGGGTGGAGGGCTCCAATaacg ACGTCCATTTCCACGCGGTGGAGCCCTACACTAAGAAGGAGCTGGCCGCCGTCTCTTTTCCTGACATCCTCCGCAACTACAAGGTGATGGCTGCTGAGAACATCCCTGAGAACCCtctgctctacctctaccccaACATCCCCAAAGACAGTGCCTTCACACGCTACTACAGCCGCCCCACAGAAG CTGCTGAGCCAATGGAGTTGGAGAGTGCCTCTGAGGCTGGCTACATTCAGACGGAGCTCATCTCTGTGTCTGAAGT CCACCCCTCCAGACTACAGGACGCCATGCTGCCCATGAGTTCCCAAGTGTATGGAGAGCTGACCAGGATTATTAACCCTGATGAGATTGAAAATGTG ATGTGCACTCCCTTCCCAAACTAA